One window from the genome of Atribacterota bacterium encodes:
- a CDS encoding DUF364 domain-containing protein → MDLLKTVKEKFYKIILDDDLWSSEINVLKVRPLNPGEAIGNPERKDFPLLKGKEMMLQADFRGSMGQAYTDMPGNFKGTLREIFLLPLIDNFQRAVLVSSINAVLRYLGYIENTIHCKDKEPTECAARFKDYILVNYGNPKIAFIGLQPAIVESLLTDFEIRVVDLDKDNIGLKKNGVTIEDASHTEEIVCWSDIIIATGTTVVNNTLTTLLDRKPIIFYGVTISGIAYLMSYKQCCFCSH, encoded by the coding sequence ATGGATTTATTAAAAACAGTTAAAGAAAAATTTTATAAAATTATATTAGATGATGATTTATGGTCATCTGAAATAAATGTGTTAAAGGTAAGGCCTCTTAATCCTGGGGAAGCCATAGGAAATCCAGAAAGGAAAGATTTTCCTTTATTAAAAGGGAAAGAAATGATGTTGCAAGCCGATTTTAGAGGGAGTATGGGGCAAGCCTATACTGATATGCCCGGTAATTTCAAGGGGACTTTAAGGGAGATTTTCCTATTGCCGCTTATTGACAATTTTCAAAGAGCTGTTTTGGTCTCCAGTATTAATGCTGTATTACGTTATTTAGGGTATATCGAAAATACTATTCATTGTAAGGATAAGGAACCCACAGAATGCGCTGCTCGTTTTAAAGATTATATTTTGGTAAATTATGGTAATCCTAAAATTGCGTTTATTGGATTGCAACCAGCGATAGTTGAATCACTGTTAACAGATTTCGAGATTAGGGTAGTAGATTTGGATAAGGACAATATAGGTCTTAAAAAAAATGGCGTTACCATAGAGGATGCTTCTCATACAGAAGAGATAGTATGTTGGTCAGATATTATTATAGCTACCGGAACTACTGTAGTAAATAATACTTTAACAACTCTCTTAGATAGAAAACCCATTATTTTTTATGGAGTAACCATAAGTGGGATTGCTTATCTTATGAGTTA